One genomic segment of Musa acuminata AAA Group cultivar baxijiao chromosome BXJ3-3, Cavendish_Baxijiao_AAA, whole genome shotgun sequence includes these proteins:
- the LOC135632578 gene encoding putative disease resistance RPP13-like protein 1, giving the protein MAKSKPTPAPPSGCASQEFSETDLLGNIIEGAGGKCNREQSRSLLEPLVEGLLRGNKFLLVLDDVWDARIWDDLLHNPLQGGAAGSRVLVTTRNAGIARQMKAAHVHEMKLLSPEDGWSLLCKKATMNAEEERDAQDLKDTGMKIVDKCGGLPLAIKTIGGVLCTRGLDKNAWEEVLRSATWSQTALPEGVHGALYLSYQDLPSHLKQCFLYCALFKEDYMFHGPEIVILWIAEGFVEARGDVSLEETGEQYYIELLHRSLLQSLQPLSLDYDNYSKMHGLLRSLSHFLSRDESLCINDVQNEWRSGAASMKLRRLSIVATETTDIQHIVSLTKQHESVRTLLAPRTIGYAEDIDEYLKNFVRLRVLHLMFTNIKILPHYIENLIHLRYLNVSYTDVTKLPESICNLMNLQFLILRGCRQLTQIPQGMARLFNLRTLDCTYTQLESLPCGIGRLKHLNELGGFVMNTATGTCPLEALGGLQELRYLSVYKLEWACMEAEPIRDTSVLKGNKKLKHLRLNCSSRSTSDGLREEEIERMEKVLDVALHPPSSVVSLRLEIFFLLWYPSCMASASISSLLLNISRLELIDCTDWPLLPPLGKLPSLEFLFIRGARAVTTIGPEFFGCEAAATGHERERNSKRPSSSSSPPPSLFPKLRQLELWNMTNMEVWDWVAEGFAMRRLKKLVLGNCPKLKSLPEGLIRQATCLTKLDLANVCALKSIRGFPSVKQLSIRGKSDLEIVTDLPALEFLKLGTFGRLNNHLPEWLAACPACFTTLQRLDVWGTTQLLRRCLQNGADWSMIKHFANFSINDNQGNYINYIKHSGTFETNLDDAAAAAAVAAKEEGINVL; this is encoded by the coding sequence ATGGCAAAGTCAAAGCCAACTCCGGCACCACCATCTGGGTGTGCGTCCCAAGAGTTCAGCGAGACGGATCTTCTCGGAAATATCATTGAAGGTGCTGGTGGAAAATGTAATAGAGAACAGAGCAGGAGTCTGCTGGAGCCCTTGGTGGAGGGTCTCCTGAGAGGGAACAAGTTCTTGCTGGTGTTGGATGATGTTTGGGATGCTCGGATCTGGGACGACTTGCTCCACAATCCTTTGCAGGGAGGAGCAGCAGGCAGCAGGGTGCTGGTGACCACCAGAAACGCAGGGATCGCGAGGCAAATGAAGGCGGCCCACGTCCACGAGATGAAGCTGCTGTCTCCGGAGGATGGCTGGTCCCTCCTGTGCAAGAAGGCGACGATGAACGCAGAGGAGGAAAGGGATGCCCAAGATCTCAAGGACACAGGCATGAAGATTGTTGACAAATGCGGAGGGCTTCCCCTGGCCATCAAGACCATCGGAGGGGTCCTCTGCACCAGAGGACTCGACAAAAATGCGTGGGAGGAAGTTCTCCGCAGCGCCACATGGTCACAGACCGCGCTTCCCGAAGGTGTGCACGGAGCACTGTATCTGAGCTACCAAGACTTGCCGTCCCATCTCAAGCAATGCTTTCTCTACTGTGCCTTGTTCAAAGAAGACTATATGTTTCACGGACCTGAAATCGTCATATTATGGATAGCCGAGGGGTTTGTCGAAGCACGAGGAGATGTCAGCTTGGAGGAAACAGGGGAACAATATTACATAGAGCTGCTTCATAGGAGCCTTCTGCAATCGCTGCAACCTTTGAGTCTGGACTACGATAATTATTCCAAGATGCATGGCCTGCTGCGTTCGCTCAGCCATTTCCTATCGAGAGATGAGAGCTTGTGCATTAATGACGTGCAAAACGAGTGGAGAAGTGGTGCCGCCTCGATGAAGCTGCGTCGGTTGTCGATTGTGGCCACTGAAACCACGGACATCCAGCATATCGTCAGTTTGACCAAGCAACATGAGTCGGTGAGGACATTGTTGGCGCCGAGAACAATTGGATATGCGGAGGATATTGACGAGTACTTGAAGAACTTCGTGCGACTTAGAGTCCTGCATCTTATGTTCACAAATATCAAGATCCTACCGCACTACATCGAAAATTTGATACATTTGAGATACTTGAATGTGTCTTATACCGATGTAACGAAGCTTCCAGAAAGCATATGCAATCTAATGAATTTACAGTTTTTGATCCTCAGAGGATGTAGACAGTTGACACAGATCCCCCAGGGTATGGCTAGACTATTCAATCTAAGGACACTCGATTGTACATATACACAGCTGGAGAGCTTACCATGTGGAATAGGAAGGTTGAAGCACCTCAATGAACTCGGAGGATTCGTGATGAACACGGCTACTGGTACGTGCCCATTGGAAGCGTTAGGCGGCCTCCAGGAGCTCAGATACCTCTCCGTTTACAAGTTGGAGTGGGCATGCATGGAGGCTGAACCAATAAGGGATACAAGCGTCTTAAAGGGTAACAAAAAACTGAAGCATCTACGTTTAAATTGCTCATCCAGATCGACATCCGATGGTCTCAGGGAGGAAGAGATTGAAAGAATGGAGAAGGTGTTGGATGTGGCACTTCATCCACCATCGTCTGTTGTTTCGCTCAGGTTAGAGATTTTTTTCCTTCTCTGGTACCCAAGCTGCATGGCGTCTGCAAGCATCAGTTCGCTTCTTCTAAACATAAGCCGCTTGGAACTAATTGACTGCACTGATTGGCCACTACTTCCACCGCTAGGAAAGCTCCCCAGCTTGGAGTTTCTTTTCATACGAGGTGCACGTGCAGTGACCACCATCGGACCGGAATTTTTTGGGTGTGAAGCTGCTGCTACTGGTCATGAACGGGAACGGAATTCAAagcgcccttcttcttcttcttctcctcctccttcgttGTTTCCGAAACTAAGGCAGCTGGAACTCTGGAATATGACTAACATGGAAGTGTGGGATTGGGTTGCGGAAGGTTTTGCTATGCGTCGCCTCAAAAAATTGGTCCTCGGAAATTGCCCCAAGTTGAAGTCTCTACCGGAAGGCCTGATCCGACAGGCAACCTGCTTAACCAAATTGGATCTGGCCAATGTGTGTGCTCTCAAGTCCATCAGAGGTTTCCCTTCTGTGAAACAACTGAGTATACGTGGTAAATCAGATCTGGAGATTGTTACTGATCTCCCTGCACTGGAATTCTTGAAGTTGGGCACGTTTGGGCGTCTCAACAATCATTTACCAGAGTGGTTGGCGGCTTGCCCTGCATGCTTCACCACGCTCCAGAGACTGGACGTATGGGGAACCACCCAACTCCTCCGCAGATGCCTCCAAAATGGCGCAGACTGGTCCATGATCAAACACTTTGCAAATTTTTCCATCAATGATAACCAAGGCAATTATATAAACTACATCAAGCATTCCGGCACCTTCGAGACAAACCTAgacgatgctgctgctgctgctgctgttgctgcaaaGGAAGAAGGCATCAATGTGCTTTGA
- the LOC135634264 gene encoding disease resistance protein RGA2-like has product MAVVLDAFISGLVGTLTDMAKAEVDLLLGVPGEIQKLQRYLRNIHSVLRDAEKQRIENESVNDWLMELTDVMYDADDVLDECRMEAEKWTPRASDPRPSTLCGFPICACFREVKFRHAVGVKIKDLNDRLEEISARRSKLQLHVSAAEPRVVPRVSRITSPVMESDMVGERLEEDSKALVEQLTKQDLSKNVVVLAIVGIGGIGKTTFAQKVFNDGKIKASFRTTIWVCVSQEFSETDLLGNIIEGAGGKYNREQSRSLLEPLVAGLLRGNKFLLVLDDVWDAQIWDDLLRNPLQGGAAGSRVLVTTRNAGIARQMKAAHVHEMKLLPPEDGWSLLCKKATMNADEERDAQDLKDTGMKIVDKCGGLPLAIKTIGGVLCSRGLNRSAWEEVLRSAAWSRTGLPEGVHGALNLSYQDLPSHLKQCFLYCALFPEDYLFDRPEIVRLWIAEGFVEARGDVSLEETGEQYYRELLHRSLLQRQRYSLDDYFEYSKMHDLLRSLGHFLSRDEILFISDVQNEWRSGAIPMKLRRLSIVPTETTDIQHIVSLTKQHESVRTLLVKIARGHVKDIDDCLKNLVRLRVLHFTGNLVDTKIEILPHYIGNLIHLRYLNVSYTDIMELPESICNLTNLQFLILRRCTKLTHIPQGIVRLVNLRTLNCERTDLESLPCGIGRLKLLNELGGFVVNTATGSCPLEELGSLQELRYLYIDRLERAWLEVEPGRDTSLLKGKQKLKHLHLHCSYTSDDHTEEEIERFEKVLDVALHPPSSVVSLRLECFFGRRCPSWMASASISSLLPNISRLELIHCDHWPLLPPLGKLPNLEFLEIRGAYAVTTIGPEFFGCEVGATGHDRERNLKRPSSSSSSSSSSSSTSPPSLFPKLRQLELLDMTNMEVWDWVAEGFAMRRLDKLVLGNCPKLKSLPEGLIRQATCLTTLFLAYVCALKSIRGFPCVKEMSIIGESDLEIVADLPALEVLNLGLFGRRNNHLPEWLAQQSFTTLQRLDVIGTTQQLVRCLQNGADWPMIEHFPIFSMKDDGGNYINYIKHSCTFDTNLVDADAAFAAVAAAEEEEEERRRRHQLALGSIL; this is encoded by the exons ATGGCCGTTGTGCTTGATGCCTTCATCTCCGGGCTGGTCGGTACGTTGACGGACATGGCTAAAGCGGAGGTGGACTTGCTGTTGGGCGTTCCCGGGGAGATCCAAAAGCTCCAACGCTATCTCCGCAACATCCACTCTGTCCTTCGCGACGCCGAGAAGCAGCGGATCGAGAACGAGAGCGTCAACGACTGGCTGATGGAGCTCACGGATGTCATGTACGACGCCGACGACGTCCTCGACGAGTGCCGGATGGAGGCCGAGAAGTGGACTCCTCGTGCGTCCGATCCGAGGCCGTCCACCTTGTGCGGATTTCCCATCTGTGCTTGCTTTCGCGAGGTCAAGTTCAGACATGCGGTGGGCGTCAAAATCAAGGATCTCAACGATCGGCTGGAAGAGATCTCGGCCCGAAGGTCCAAGTTGCAACTCCATGTGTCTGCGGCGGAACCAAGGGTGGTTCCTCGAGTTAGTCGCATAACTTCCCCGGTGATGGAGTCTGACATGGTTGGCGAGCGACTGGAGGAGGACTCCAAGGCACTGGTGGAGCAGCTGACAAAGCAAGATCTGAGTAAGAACGTGGTGGTGCTGGCAATTGTGGGGATCGGCGGCATCGGAAAGACCACCTTCGCCCAGAAGGTGTTCAATGATGGTAAAATCAAAGCCAGCTTCCGCACCACCATCTGGGTGTGCGTGTCCCAAGAGTTCAGCGAGACGGATCTTCTCGGAAATATCATCGAAGGTGCTGGTGGAAAATATAATAGAGAACAGAGCAGGAGTCTGCTGGAGCCCTTGGTGGCGGGTCTACTGAGAGGGAACAAGTTCTTGCTGGTGTTGGATGATGTTTGGGATGCTCAGATCTGGGACGACTTGCTCCGCAATCCTTTGCAGGGAGGAGCAGCAGGCAGCAGGGTGCTGGTGACAACCAGAAACGCAGGGATCGCGAGGCAAATGAAGGCGGCCCACGTCCACGAGATGAAGCTGCTGCCTCCGGAGGATGGCTGGTCCCTCCTGTGCAAGAAGGCGACGATGAATGCAGACGAGGAAAGGGATGCCCAAGATCTCAAGGACACAGGCATGAAGATTGTTGACAAATGCGGAGGGCTTCCCCTGGCCATCAAGACCATCGGAGGGGTCCTCTGCTCCAGAGGACTCAACAGAAGTGCGTGGGAGGAAGTTCTCCGCAGCGCCGCTTGGTCACGGACCGGGCTTCCCGAAGGTGTGCACGGAGCACTGAATCTGAGCTACCAAGACTTGCCGTCCCATCTCAAGCAATGCTTTCTCTACTGTGCCTTGTTCCCCGAAGACTATTTGTTTGACAGGCCTGAAATCGTCAGATTATGGATAGCCGAGGGGTTTGTCGAAGCACGAGGAGATGTCAGCTTGGAGGAAACAGGGGAGCAATATTATAGAGAGCTGCTTCATAGGAGCCTTTTACAACGGCAACGTTACAGTCTGGACGACTACTTTGAGTATTCCAAGATGCATGATCTGCTACGATCGCTCGGCCATTTCCTATCGAGAGATGAGATCTTGTTCATTAGTGACGTGCAAAACGAGTGGAGAAGTGGTGCCATCCCGATGAAGCTGCGTCGGTTGTCGATTGTGCCCACTGAAACCACGGACATCCAGCATATCGTCAGTTTGACCAAGCAGCATGAGTCGGTGAGGACATTGTTGGTGAAGATAGCAAGGGGCCATGTGAAGGATATAGATGATTGCTTGAAGAACCTCGTGCGACTTAGAGTCCTCCATTTTACAGGCAATCTTGTGGACACAAAAATCGAGATTCTACCGCACTACATTGGAAATTTGATACACTTGAGATACTTGAATGTGTCTTATACCGATATAATGGAGCTTCCAGAAAGCATATGCAATCTGACGAATTTGCAGTTTTTGATCCTCAGACGATGTACGAAGTTGACACATATCCCCCAGGGTATAGTTAGGCTAGTCAATCTAAGAACACTCAATTGTGAACGTACAGACCTGGAGAGCTTACCATGTGGAATAGGAAGGTTGAAGCTCCTCAATGAACTCGGAGGATTCGTGGTGAACACGGCTACTGGTTCGTGCCCATTGGAAGAATTAGGCAGCCTCCAGGAGCTCAGATACCTCTACATTGACAGGTTGGAGAGGGCGTGGCTGGAAGTTGAACCGGGAAGAGATACGAGCCTCTTGAAGGGTAAACAAAAACTGAAACATCTACATTTACATTGCTCATATACATCCGATGATCACACGGAGGAAGAGATTGAAAGATTCGAGAAGGTGTTGGATGTGGCACTTCATCCACCATCATCTGTTGTTTCGCTCAGGTTAGAGTGTTTCTTCGGCCGCCGGTGCCCCAGCTGGATGGCGTCTGCAAGCATCAGTTCGCTTCTTCCAAACATAAGCCGCTTGGAACTAATTCACTGCGATCATTGGCCACTGCTTCCACCGCTTGGGAAGCTCCCTAACTTGGAGTTCCTTGAAATACGAGGTGCATATGCAGTGACCACCATCGGACCGGAATTTTTTGGGTGTGAAGTTGGTGCTACCGGTCATGATCGGGAACGGAATTTAAagcgcccttcttcttcttcttcttcttcttcttcttcttcttctacttctcctcCTTCGTTGTTTCCGAAACTAAGGCAGCTGGAACTCTTGGATATGACTAACATGGAAGTGTGGGATTGGGTAGCGGAAGGTTTTGCTATGCGTCGCCTCGACAAATTGGTCCTCGGAAATTGCCCCAAGTTGAAGTCTCTACCGGAAGGCCTGATCCGACAGGCAACCTGCTTAACCACATTGTTTCTGGCCTATGTGTGTGCTCTCAAGTCCATCAGAGGTTTCCCTTGTGTAAAAGAAATGAGTATAATTGGTGAATCAGATCTGGAGATTGTTGCTGATCTCCCTGCACTGGAGGTCTTGAATCTGGGACTGTTTGGGCGTCGCAACAATCATTTACCAGAGTGGTTGGCGCAACAATCATTCACTACGCTCCAGAGACTGGACGTAATTGGAACCACCCAACAACTCGTCAGATGCCTCCAAAATGGCGCAGACTGGCCCATGATCGaacactttccaattttttccatgaAAGATGACGGAGGCAATTATATAAACTACATCAAGCATTCCTGCACCTTCGACACAAACCTAGTCGATGCTGATGCTGcttttgctgctgttgctgctgccgaagaagaagaagaagaaagaagaagaagacatcaatTAGCTTTGGG GTCAATTTTGTGA